One Dysosmobacter welbionis DNA segment encodes these proteins:
- the proS gene encoding proline--tRNA ligase, whose protein sequence is MAQDKRQVDAITARDVDFAQWYTDVCKKAELIDYTSVKGMFIYRPYGYALWENIQAELDRRFKATGHENVYLPVLIPESLLQKEKDHVEGFAPECAWVTVGGSEKLEDRCAIRPTSETLFCEHYANIIHSWRDLPKLYNQWCSVLRWEKTSRPFLRHREFLWQEGHTMHATAEEAREETMQMLNIYADFMENVLAMPVIKGRKTDKEKFNGAEETYTVECMMHDHKALQAGTSHYFGDGFAKAFDITFTGKDNQPHYPHQTSWGVSTRMIGGIIMTHGDDNGLVLPPRIAPTQAVVIPVAAHKPGVLEAAASLRDRLNAAGVRSKMDDSDNSPGWKFAEYEMKGVPVRVEIGPKDMEKEQCVIARRDTGEKITVALAELESAVKALLDHIHDNLYAMALKNREDNTFDIQTPEEAKAIVEGKGGFLRSKWCGSLECELAMKERAGVSSRCMPLVQSGTEGTCPVCGRKCTTDIYWGVAY, encoded by the coding sequence ATGGCACAGGATAAGAGACAGGTGGACGCCATCACCGCACGGGACGTAGACTTCGCCCAGTGGTACACGGACGTCTGCAAGAAGGCGGAGCTGATCGACTACACCTCCGTGAAGGGCATGTTCATCTACCGGCCCTACGGCTACGCCCTGTGGGAGAATATCCAGGCGGAGCTGGACCGGCGCTTCAAGGCCACGGGGCACGAGAACGTGTACCTGCCGGTGCTGATCCCGGAGTCCCTGCTCCAGAAGGAGAAGGACCATGTGGAGGGCTTTGCACCCGAATGTGCGTGGGTCACTGTGGGCGGCAGTGAGAAGCTGGAGGACCGCTGCGCTATCCGCCCTACTTCGGAGACGCTCTTCTGCGAACATTATGCCAACATCATCCACTCCTGGCGGGACCTGCCCAAGCTGTACAACCAGTGGTGCAGCGTGCTGCGGTGGGAAAAGACCTCCCGCCCCTTCCTGCGCCATCGGGAATTCCTGTGGCAGGAGGGCCACACCATGCACGCCACCGCCGAAGAGGCCCGGGAAGAGACCATGCAGATGCTGAACATCTACGCGGACTTCATGGAGAACGTGCTGGCTATGCCTGTCATCAAGGGCCGCAAGACCGACAAGGAGAAGTTCAACGGCGCAGAGGAGACCTACACGGTGGAGTGTATGATGCACGACCATAAGGCCCTCCAGGCGGGCACCAGCCACTACTTCGGCGACGGCTTTGCCAAGGCATTTGACATCACGTTCACTGGCAAGGACAACCAGCCCCACTATCCCCACCAGACCAGCTGGGGCGTCAGCACCCGGATGATCGGCGGCATCATTATGACCCACGGCGACGACAACGGCTTGGTGCTGCCTCCTCGGATCGCCCCCACCCAGGCGGTGGTGATCCCTGTGGCGGCCCACAAGCCCGGGGTGCTGGAGGCGGCGGCCTCTCTGCGGGACCGGCTGAACGCGGCCGGCGTGCGGAGCAAGATGGACGACTCTGATAACTCCCCCGGCTGGAAGTTCGCAGAGTATGAGATGAAGGGTGTGCCCGTCCGGGTGGAGATCGGCCCCAAAGACATGGAGAAGGAGCAGTGCGTCATTGCCCGGCGGGACACCGGCGAGAAGATCACCGTGGCCCTGGCGGAGCTGGAGAGCGCCGTGAAGGCCCTGCTGGATCACATCCATGACAATCTGTATGCCATGGCCCTGAAGAACCGGGAGGACAACACCTTCGACATCCAAACTCCCGAGGAGGCCAAGGCCATTGTGGAGGGGAAGGGCGGCTTCCTCCGGTCCAAGTGGTGCGGCAGTCTGGAGTGTGAGCTGGCCATGAAGGAGCGGGCCGGTGTCAGCTCCCGCTGTATGCCCCTGGTCCAGAGCGGCACGGAGGGCACCTGCCCCGTGTGCGGCAGGAAATGCACCACCGACATCTACTGGGGTGTGGCTTATTGA